CAACCCGTGACAGCTCACACGATAGAGTAGTCGGGGATCATGATGGCGCGCCCAGGGGACATTCTCAGAGGCCTTTGGCCGATGCCGCGCCGTCATCAGGTGACGGGTGATCTCCGTTCCCCTGATCGAACTGATAGTGAACGGCGAAGGCAATCAACTCGGATCGATTTCTCAGGCGCAGTTTTTCCATGATACGGCCGAAATAGGTCCGAACGGTGCTTTCTCCGATGAACAGACGCGCTGCAATCTCGGTATTGGTCAGTCCGGTACTCAAAAGCCTTAATACCTGCAGTTCCCTGCTGCTGAGGGCGGCATGTCCGTTGGTTTTGCGGTAGCCGGAGAGGATTCGGCCGGACAGGTGAGGCGAGTAGGCTATCTTGCCCTCAGCAACCTGCTGCACCGCCTCAACGATCTCATCGACAGCGGCGCTCTTGGAGATATAGCTCTGCCCCAAGTCTCAGCGCACTGAAGAGGTGGTCATCGCGTTCCGAGATGCTGAGCATGATGACCTTGGTGGTCGGGAATCTTTCCTTGATGATCGCCAGGGCATCGAGTCCGGTGCAGTTGGGCATCAGGATATCCATGATAACAACGTCGGGATGCAAAGCAGTCACCTTCTCGATGGCATCTCTCCCATCGACAGCTTCATGGACAACAGTGATAAAGGGCTGATCCTTCAGGACGTTCGCCAGGCCCAGCCGCGATATGGCGTGGTCGTCACAGATCAGCACGTGTATGGATTTGGGCTCAGGGGTCATGATATTCCATCCCCGGGGAGTTGTCGCATTAGCTTCAGTACCGTAACCGGTCAGGTAGATTATATCAGCTTTCATAATCCCACAGTACCACGCATACG
This sequence is a window from Dehalococcoidia bacterium. Protein-coding genes within it:
- a CDS encoding response regulator transcription factor; the encoded protein is MKADIIYLTGYGTEANATTPRGWNIMTPEPKSIHVLICDDHAISRLGLANVLKDQPFITVVHEAVDGRDAIEKVTALHPDVVIMDILMPNCTGLDALAIIKERFPTTKVIMLSISERDDHLFSALRLGAELYLQERRCR
- a CDS encoding response regulator transcription factor is translated as MGQSYISKSAAVDEIVEAVQQVAEGKIAYSPHLSGRILSGYRKTNGHAALSSRELQVLRLLSTGLTNTEIAARLFIGESTVRTYFGRIMEKLRLRNRSELIAFAVHYQFDQGNGDHPSPDDGAASAKGL